From the genome of Pseudomonadota bacterium, one region includes:
- a CDS encoding ATP-binding protein, translating into MRSWVGQLRGVGGSVQVVADPKAVAAEGDVLLGRLEGVGDPLVALLGELRPACASALVLPEPSLVDAVYLLRQPSVQSVVAEDYLGAAPNLLTYLAGKLAWGNIFGVSKLLPWGVLIGTEVITSTEDRHRATTSLLAFVKTLRLRARLCDGVQLVAEELLMNALYDAPVDGQGRPLFGHLMPNQRANVRLERPVTLQYGCDGRRLVISVRDTYGSLRRSSVLDRLEHCAQAADQIADKPSGAGLGLYMVAKHATELMFNTVPGKTTEVIVVLDLAASTQSLRHLGFFNEPNPVVAEGRVREELNAPQGKGWVFDLRYLVLTIAALLLFVVAGLVFLWPYLVPGAPPHGG; encoded by the coding sequence GTGAGGAGCTGGGTCGGGCAGCTGCGTGGCGTCGGCGGCTCGGTGCAGGTGGTAGCGGACCCGAAGGCTGTCGCCGCCGAAGGCGATGTCCTGCTCGGGCGGCTCGAGGGCGTCGGCGATCCCCTGGTCGCGCTGCTTGGCGAGCTGCGGCCCGCGTGCGCCAGCGCGCTGGTGCTCCCCGAGCCCAGCCTCGTCGACGCCGTCTACCTGCTACGACAACCCTCCGTCCAATCGGTCGTCGCCGAGGACTACCTCGGGGCCGCGCCAAACCTGCTGACCTATCTGGCAGGCAAGCTGGCCTGGGGCAACATCTTCGGCGTGTCGAAGCTCTTGCCGTGGGGTGTCTTGATCGGCACCGAGGTGATCACCTCTACCGAGGATCGGCACCGCGCGACGACCTCGCTGCTGGCCTTCGTCAAGACGCTGCGCCTCCGCGCCCGCCTCTGCGACGGCGTGCAGCTCGTCGCCGAAGAGCTGTTGATGAACGCGCTCTACGACGCACCGGTCGATGGCCAAGGGCGGCCGCTCTTCGGCCATCTGATGCCCAACCAACGGGCCAACGTGCGGCTCGAACGACCGGTGACGCTGCAGTACGGCTGCGATGGGCGGCGGCTCGTGATCAGCGTGCGCGACACCTACGGATCGTTACGCCGCTCATCGGTGCTCGACCGACTGGAGCACTGCGCGCAGGCGGCCGACCAGATCGCCGACAAGCCCTCCGGTGCGGGTCTGGGTCTGTACATGGTGGCGAAGCACGCGACCGAGCTGATGTTCAACACGGTGCCGGGCAAGACGACCGAGGTGATTGTCGTGCTCGATCTCGCAGCATCGACGCAGAGCCTGCGCCACCTCGGCTTCTTCAACGAGCCCAACCCCGTCGTCGCGGAGGGGCGCGTCCGGGAGGAGCTGAACGCGCCGCAGGGCAAGGGCTGGGTCTTCGATTTGCGCTATCTCGTGCTGACCATCGCCGCGCTGCTGCTCTTCGTCGTCGCGGGCCTCGTCTTCCTGTGGCCCTATCTGGTTCCCGGAGCTCCGCCCCACGGCGGCTAG
- a CDS encoding B12-binding domain-containing radical SAM protein — protein sequence MSASLKVLLVYPRFEGKSFWNYQATLEAVGKRYSNTPLGLITVAAVLPRDWELRLCDCNVGELTDEDLAWADVVFTGGMLPQQTHALAVVGRAQRLGAYVAVGGPDCTCSPEVYAAADLRVAGEVEAVVDALVEAVRERRRGALVRAEDFPDVHTSPVPRFDLLRLERYLHVGVQFSRGCPYACEFCNVIELNGRRPRTKTTKQVLAELQALYDLGWRGHVDFVDDNFIGNRREAATLCAALSAWLATHGQPFEFSTEVSVNLADSPALLEALRRANFFAVFVGIETPDPAALAGAGKTHNLNRDLVEHVRAIQRAGLFVNAGFIIGFDAETQSIARPMIDCIEAAAIPVCMVGLLYALPNTQLARRLAAEGRLEGVFDQVVAGGGDADQCTSGLNFRTRRPKSEALADYRQVLREIYAPGAFFGRVRRMVREMDLSANRCRQPLRLLLRDLRSFVRICLRAGFRDRAARRHYWGALLDALMHNPRGLRTAVSMAALYLHLGPFAQTMDTLLEQRVATLLEPLPT from the coding sequence ATGTCCGCTTCCCTCAAGGTCTTGCTGGTCTATCCGCGTTTCGAGGGCAAGTCGTTTTGGAACTACCAGGCGACGCTCGAGGCGGTAGGCAAGCGCTACTCGAATACCCCCCTCGGCCTGATTACGGTCGCCGCGGTGCTGCCGCGCGATTGGGAGCTGAGGCTCTGCGACTGCAACGTCGGTGAGCTGACCGACGAGGACCTGGCCTGGGCCGACGTGGTCTTCACCGGCGGCATGTTGCCGCAGCAGACCCATGCGCTCGCGGTGGTCGGCCGAGCGCAGCGCTTGGGGGCCTACGTCGCGGTGGGTGGCCCCGACTGCACCTGTAGCCCCGAGGTCTACGCGGCTGCCGACCTACGCGTTGCCGGCGAGGTCGAGGCCGTGGTGGACGCGCTGGTCGAAGCCGTTCGCGAACGGCGCCGCGGCGCCCTGGTGCGCGCCGAGGACTTCCCCGACGTGCACACCTCGCCGGTGCCCCGCTTCGACCTGCTGCGGCTCGAGCGCTACCTGCACGTGGGCGTGCAGTTCTCGCGCGGCTGCCCCTACGCCTGTGAGTTCTGCAACGTCATCGAGCTCAATGGTCGGCGGCCGCGGACCAAGACCACCAAGCAGGTCTTGGCCGAGCTGCAGGCGCTCTACGACCTCGGCTGGCGCGGGCACGTGGACTTCGTCGACGACAACTTCATCGGCAACCGTCGCGAGGCGGCCACGCTCTGCGCCGCCCTGAGCGCGTGGTTGGCGACGCATGGTCAGCCCTTCGAGTTCTCCACTGAGGTCAGCGTCAACCTCGCCGACAGCCCGGCGCTGCTCGAAGCGCTGCGGCGCGCCAACTTCTTCGCCGTCTTCGTCGGTATCGAGACGCCCGACCCCGCGGCGCTCGCCGGCGCTGGCAAGACGCATAACCTCAACCGCGACCTCGTCGAGCATGTGCGCGCGATCCAGCGGGCCGGTCTCTTCGTCAACGCTGGCTTCATCATCGGCTTCGACGCCGAGACGCAGAGCATCGCTCGGCCGATGATCGACTGCATCGAGGCGGCGGCGATCCCCGTCTGCATGGTCGGGCTGCTCTACGCGCTGCCGAATACTCAGCTCGCCCGGCGCCTCGCCGCCGAGGGGCGGCTGGAGGGGGTCTTCGACCAGGTGGTCGCGGGCGGCGGCGACGCCGATCAGTGCACCTCGGGACTCAACTTCCGTACGCGGCGGCCCAAGTCCGAGGCGCTCGCCGACTACCGCCAGGTGCTACGCGAAATCTACGCGCCCGGCGCCTTCTTCGGGCGCGTCCGACGGATGGTGCGCGAGATGGATCTCAGCGCCAACCGCTGCCGCCAGCCGCTGCGCCTGCTGCTGCGCGACCTGCGCAGCTTCGTCCGGATTTGCCTACGCGCGGGCTTTCGCGACCGGGCAGCCCGTCGCCACTACTGGGGGGCGCTGCTCGATGCCCTGATGCACAACCCGCGCGGGCTGCGCACGGCGGTGTCGATGGCCGCGCTCTATCTCCATCTGGGCCCCTTCGCCCAGACGATGGATACGCTGCTCGAGCAGCGCGTGGCGACCCTCCTCGAGCCGCTGCCGACCTGA